A region of Nostoc sp. 'Peltigera membranacea cyanobiont' N6 DNA encodes the following proteins:
- the dapF gene encoding diaminopimelate epimerase, giving the protein MAIEFTKYHGLGNDFILIDNRSSSVPLVTPEQAIELCDRHFGIGADGVIFALPGENGTDYTMRIFNSDGSEPEMCGNGIRCLAGFLADLEGESRNQDSYRIHTLGGVMTPQLLSNDQVKVDMGLPRLLASEIPTTLAPAQEKVISQPLEVVGQTWEVTCVNMGNPHCITFVEDVSTIELESIGPKFEHHPAFPQRINTEFIQVVRRDYLKMRVWERGAGITLACGTGACASLVAGVLTGKCDRTATIELPGGPLQIEWSEVDQRVYMTGPAQKVFTGKL; this is encoded by the coding sequence ATGGCAATCGAATTTACTAAGTATCATGGTCTAGGCAACGATTTTATTCTGATTGACAATCGCTCGTCATCAGTGCCTCTAGTGACTCCAGAGCAAGCGATCGAGTTGTGCGATCGCCATTTTGGTATCGGTGCTGATGGTGTTATTTTTGCCTTACCTGGAGAAAACGGCACTGACTACACCATGCGGATTTTTAATTCCGATGGTTCAGAACCAGAAATGTGTGGTAACGGAATTCGCTGTTTAGCTGGCTTCTTAGCAGATTTAGAAGGGGAATCCCGGAATCAAGACTCATATCGCATTCATACTTTGGGTGGTGTAATGACTCCCCAACTCTTATCTAATGATCAAGTTAAAGTAGATATGGGTTTACCCAGGTTACTCGCTAGCGAAATTCCCACCACCCTTGCACCCGCTCAAGAAAAAGTAATTTCTCAGCCGTTGGAGGTGGTAGGACAAACTTGGGAAGTCACCTGTGTAAATATGGGGAATCCCCACTGCATTACTTTTGTAGAAGATGTATCAACAATTGAGCTAGAAAGCATCGGCCCGAAATTTGAGCATCACCCAGCTTTTCCCCAACGCATAAATACCGAATTTATTCAAGTGGTACGCCGTGACTATTTGAAAATGCGGGTGTGGGAACGGGGTGCTGGGATTACCTTAGCTTGCGGAACTGGTGCTTGTGCTTCTTTAGTAGCTGGAGTATTGACTGGAAAATGCGATCGCACCGCTACTATAGAATTACCAGGTGGCCCCTTACAAATTGAATGGTCAGAAGTAGACCAACGAGTTTACATGACAGGCCCGGCCCAAAAGGTATTCACTGGTAAACTGTAA
- a CDS encoding DMT family transporter: MAENQLSLTPENSDKTSKILPTIIVIIALLALSSTAIFIKIAVREMSPVATLFNRLWIATIIFGLWSGINQVRTQITEDKPVLPQQRYPIKEIALLIAVGLVHVLGRLSWTWSLTQTGAANANALGSLNPLFTTLGGWLFFNQIFGRKFIIGLILAVIGAIAVVFEDLLRSNHNFTGDAVALISSIFYAANFLLIEQIGNKFSMIAILLWRCAIATSLMIPVVLILEKQVLPVTLSGWLVVFALAAICEALGHGLIVYSLKNFSSGFISLLLLLNPVIVAILAWILFSENLSIFNLLGLALIVGGIYLAISNKESVQSKINTQIQSPAEIDSSASSLK, encoded by the coding sequence ATGGCAGAAAATCAATTAAGCCTAACACCAGAAAACTCTGATAAAACTTCAAAAATCCTGCCGACAATCATAGTAATAATTGCATTATTAGCTTTATCTTCAACTGCAATATTTATTAAAATTGCTGTTAGAGAAATGAGTCCTGTTGCTACATTATTTAATCGCTTATGGATAGCGACTATTATCTTTGGATTATGGAGTGGAATTAACCAAGTACGGACTCAAATTACAGAAGATAAACCTGTATTACCACAGCAACGTTATCCAATCAAAGAGATAGCGCTTTTAATCGCAGTGGGTCTAGTTCATGTATTAGGTCGATTATCTTGGACTTGGTCGCTAACTCAGACTGGTGCAGCTAATGCTAATGCGTTAGGTAGCCTCAATCCGCTATTTACTACTTTAGGAGGATGGCTATTTTTTAATCAAATTTTTGGGCGCAAATTTATCATCGGTCTAATCTTAGCCGTAATCGGTGCGATCGCTGTTGTATTTGAAGATTTGTTGCGTTCTAATCATAATTTTACAGGTGATGCTGTTGCCCTCATATCATCGATATTTTATGCAGCAAACTTTTTACTTATTGAGCAGATCGGCAATAAGTTTTCAATGATCGCTATCCTCCTGTGGCGCTGTGCGATCGCAACTTCATTGATGATACCAGTAGTGCTAATCTTGGAAAAACAAGTTTTGCCAGTTACTTTGTCGGGGTGGTTAGTAGTATTTGCGCTAGCTGCTATTTGCGAAGCCTTGGGTCATGGGCTAATTGTATACAGCCTCAAAAACTTTTCATCAGGATTTATCTCTTTACTCTTACTACTCAATCCCGTGATTGTTGCGATTCTTGCTTGGATACTTTTCTCGGAAAACTTGAGTATTTTTAACTTGTTAGGGTTGGCTCTAATTGTCGGGGGTATATATTTAGCAATTTCTAATAAAGAATCTGTGCAATCTAAAATTAATACCCAGATTCAATCTCCAGCAGAAATAGATTCATCCGCCAGTTCCCTAAAATAA
- a CDS encoding DNA-3-methyladenine glycosylase family protein — MTQTPELESLTEESLTRGLMVLANLDSDLAGILETLGPPPIWKREPGFATLLCIILEQQVSLAAAKAVFTRLCGVVVTLTPENFLTLDDVQLRGIGFSRQKILYCRGLAQAIATGQLDLTKLETMEETAIRTELKCLKGIGDWTVDIYLLMALQRPDIFPKGDLAIAIALQKLKNLATRPTPAQLEAMTQHWRPWRAVAARLLWHYYLSNPK; from the coding sequence ATGACTCAAACACCAGAACTAGAATCGCTGACTGAAGAAAGTCTCACCCGTGGTTTAATGGTGCTTGCCAATCTTGACAGCGATTTGGCTGGGATTTTAGAGACACTGGGGCCTCCACCTATATGGAAAAGAGAACCAGGTTTTGCAACGCTGTTGTGCATTATTTTGGAACAACAAGTTTCTTTAGCAGCTGCAAAAGCTGTATTTACCCGACTATGTGGGGTTGTTGTAACTCTGACACCAGAAAACTTTCTGACATTGGATGATGTTCAATTAAGAGGAATTGGATTCAGTCGGCAAAAGATTTTATACTGTCGTGGGTTAGCTCAGGCGATCGCAACTGGTCAGCTTGACTTAACCAAGCTGGAAACAATGGAGGAAACTGCTATCAGAACTGAGTTAAAGTGTCTCAAAGGCATCGGAGACTGGACAGTTGATATTTACTTGTTAATGGCGCTGCAACGTCCTGATATCTTCCCTAAAGGCGATTTAGCGATCGCGATCGCTCTACAAAAACTCAAAAACTTGGCGACACGTCCGACACCAGCACAACTAGAAGCAATGACACAGCACTGGCGACCGTGGCGAGCAGTTGCGGCAAGACTTCTATGGCACTATTACCTAAGTAATCCCAAATAA
- the ada gene encoding bifunctional DNA-binding transcriptional regulator/O6-methylguanine-DNA methyltransferase Ada has product MQLQQTSVLEKTLWEAVLNRDPTIDGKFFYGVRSTGIYCRPICPSRRPNRNQVCFFQSVQEAESLGFRACKRCQPQSQTVPNIGKSKVLAACRYIETQIDRIPTLLELSSQVGMSPSYLQKVFKQIIGVSPFQYGDALRSQRLKQRLQSGEEIADAVYDTGYGSSSQLYEKAPKQLGMTPKTYQQAGKTINIVYAIAPCPLGYLLVATTEKGICAVKLGDEADKLERILNQEFHQAHIMRDDHIHKDWIQAILDLIAGDKTHLDLPLDVRGTAFQKQVWQALQKIPYSETRTYTDIARDIAKPQAVRAVGNACGANPIALIVPCHRVLRSDGSLGGYRWGIERKQKLLIQESKLLKDDSNTRTRIAD; this is encoded by the coding sequence ATGCAATTACAACAAACATCAGTTTTAGAAAAAACTCTTTGGGAAGCAGTTCTGAATCGAGATCCCACAATTGACGGCAAGTTTTTCTATGGTGTTCGCTCGACAGGCATATATTGCCGACCTATTTGCCCTAGTCGCAGACCAAATCGGAATCAAGTTTGTTTTTTCCAGTCCGTACAAGAGGCTGAAAGCTTAGGTTTTCGTGCTTGTAAGCGCTGTCAGCCACAATCTCAAACAGTTCCAAATATAGGCAAATCAAAAGTCTTAGCAGCATGTCGATACATTGAAACGCAAATAGATCGCATCCCCACCCTCTTGGAATTAAGCTCTCAGGTGGGGATGAGTCCCAGTTATCTGCAAAAGGTATTCAAGCAAATAATTGGCGTATCCCCTTTTCAATATGGAGATGCGCTGCGTAGCCAACGATTGAAGCAGCGTCTCCAGTCAGGAGAGGAAATAGCTGATGCAGTTTACGACACGGGGTATGGTTCAAGTAGCCAACTGTATGAAAAAGCACCGAAACAACTGGGGATGACACCAAAAACTTACCAACAAGCCGGAAAGACAATCAATATTGTTTATGCGATCGCTCCATGTCCGCTAGGATATTTACTGGTGGCAACAACAGAGAAGGGTATCTGCGCCGTTAAACTAGGTGATGAAGCAGACAAACTCGAACGCATCTTGAATCAGGAATTTCACCAGGCGCACATCATGCGTGATGACCATATACACAAAGACTGGATACAAGCAATCCTCGACTTGATTGCGGGAGATAAAACACATCTTGATTTACCACTTGATGTCCGTGGGACAGCATTTCAGAAACAGGTTTGGCAAGCATTGCAAAAAATTCCCTATAGCGAAACGCGTACATACACTGATATAGCCCGCGATATTGCCAAACCCCAAGCAGTCCGCGCCGTGGGAAATGCTTGTGGAGCTAATCCGATCGCGCTAATTGTACCGTGTCACCGGGTGCTGCGGAGTGATGGTAGTCTTGGTGGTTATCGCTGGGGAATTGAGCGCAAACAAAAACTGCTTATACAAGAATCGAAATTACTTAAAGATGACTCAAACACCAGAACTAGAATCGCTGACTGA
- a CDS encoding sensor histidine kinase, translating to MDETVVKSLYTPNCQQEAINLLSKFAANLPGIIFQVLQQQDGSVLVLYVSSGCEYLYEVEPEALQADFLVIYNLIHPQDMKAFTESIAVCCNTVTPWHWEGRIITPSGKLKWIQGTSQPERQEEGAVLWNGFVLDITDRKQAEEKLQGSEARYKAILDAIPDLMFRISRDAEYLDLKSEGANITLSREEIVGKHVQELLPSDVAAISLEAIAKTLDSGTLQTCEYQLTTPLGVRDYEARLVVSGEDEVLAIVRDITERKQGEIALQNLAQKFAKAFSCSPDSITISTLQEGRFIEVNDSFVELSGYERDEAIGKTSFELNLWVDDRDRLNLLQELQSTGVVRNLEVEFQQKLGKIITTLLSAEVIDLDGVPCILAVHHDITERKQVEAQFRLAAQRDRLLAETLVRIRSSLNLEEILQTTVTEVRQFLQTDRVFIALNNTKLGIRTLAESVDPKYPSVLGWSTNDEAYLQEVRNLLKDNLVRVVEDITEMSVSPKVQAHCRKFQTQASLAVPIMLGNELFGALIANECSGSRHWQPIEIDLLKQMSEQVAIAIQQSKIYQKLAELNTNLEHQVEERTSQLQQKMQEVEKLHRVKDVVLHTVAHDLRTSVMGNLMVLKNLLNQGMGSREAGEQGAGGKGEELITNAPCPIPNPQSPILVSRSIIERMIQGNDRQLAMINSLLEINSGEKPGMDLKPEPVDFSILLGKIFAQLQPMLTQNQATLKNLLPADLPLVMVDTSRLDKFLAHLLTHSLQNNPPGLNFILSATVEGGMLRTQIQDDGVVMSKLECDRLFDLHVRDPQDCCSTSIGLKMYLCRKFIQSHGGEIGVISNRKRGLTFWFTLPLATSSTTNRP from the coding sequence GTGGATGAAACCGTTGTAAAATCGCTGTATACACCAAATTGTCAGCAAGAGGCTATTAACCTGCTATCAAAATTTGCTGCCAATTTACCAGGAATAATTTTCCAAGTTCTGCAACAGCAGGATGGTTCTGTGTTAGTCCTTTATGTTAGTTCTGGTTGTGAATATTTGTATGAAGTAGAACCAGAAGCTTTACAGGCAGACTTTCTGGTGATATACAATCTGATTCATCCACAAGATATGAAAGCTTTTACAGAATCTATAGCTGTTTGTTGTAACACTGTTACACCTTGGCATTGGGAAGGTCGCATCATTACGCCTAGTGGCAAACTTAAATGGATTCAAGGTACTTCACAACCGGAACGACAAGAAGAAGGGGCTGTGCTTTGGAATGGCTTCGTTTTAGACATTACAGACCGCAAACAAGCCGAAGAAAAATTGCAAGGGAGTGAGGCGCGGTATAAAGCAATTTTGGATGCTATTCCTGATTTAATGTTTCGCATTAGCCGCGATGCTGAGTATCTAGATTTGAAAAGTGAAGGGGCAAATATCACTCTTTCGAGGGAAGAAATAGTTGGGAAACACGTGCAAGAGTTATTGCCTAGTGATGTTGCCGCAATTAGCCTAGAAGCGATCGCTAAAACTTTAGATTCTGGAACTTTACAAACTTGCGAATATCAGCTAACAACGCCTTTAGGAGTCAGAGATTATGAGGCGCGATTGGTAGTGAGCGGTGAAGATGAGGTACTAGCAATTGTGCGAGATATCACAGAACGCAAACAAGGAGAAATCGCCTTACAAAATCTGGCCCAGAAATTTGCCAAAGCTTTTAGTTGCAGCCCCGATTCAATTACCATCAGTACGCTGCAAGAAGGGCGCTTTATCGAAGTTAACGACAGTTTTGTAGAGCTTTCCGGTTATGAGCGAGATGAAGCGATTGGTAAAACTTCCTTTGAGTTAAATCTTTGGGTAGACGATCGCGATCGCCTAAATTTGTTACAGGAGTTGCAAAGTACAGGAGTTGTTCGTAACCTAGAAGTTGAATTTCAGCAAAAGCTTGGCAAGATAATTACAACGCTGCTTTCAGCCGAAGTTATTGATTTGGATGGTGTTCCTTGCATCTTAGCAGTCCATCACGATATTACAGAACGCAAACAGGTAGAAGCGCAATTTCGCCTGGCAGCACAACGCGATCGCTTGTTGGCAGAAACCTTAGTGCGAATTCGATCTTCCCTTAACCTAGAAGAAATTCTGCAAACTACAGTGACGGAAGTCAGACAATTTCTGCAAACAGATCGAGTGTTTATTGCTTTAAATAATACCAAGTTAGGAATCAGAACTCTTGCCGAATCAGTAGATCCCAAGTATCCATCAGTCTTAGGTTGGTCTACTAATGATGAAGCTTATTTACAAGAAGTGCGAAACTTACTCAAAGATAATCTTGTGCGTGTCGTTGAAGACATCACAGAAATGTCAGTATCTCCCAAAGTCCAAGCACACTGTCGAAAATTTCAAACGCAGGCTAGCTTGGCTGTACCAATTATGCTAGGTAATGAATTATTTGGGGCGTTAATTGCCAATGAATGCTCAGGTTCGCGCCATTGGCAACCAATAGAAATTGATTTGTTAAAGCAGATGTCAGAACAAGTAGCGATCGCCATTCAGCAAAGCAAGATATACCAAAAACTCGCAGAACTTAACACTAATTTAGAACACCAAGTAGAAGAACGAACATCACAGTTGCAGCAGAAAATGCAAGAAGTTGAAAAATTGCATCGCGTCAAAGATGTCGTTTTGCACACAGTTGCCCACGATTTACGAACTTCAGTGATGGGTAACTTGATGGTGTTAAAGAATTTGTTAAATCAGGGAATGGGGAGTAGAGAAGCAGGGGAGCAGGGAGCAGGGGGCAAGGGAGAGGAATTAATAACCAATGCCCCATGCCCAATTCCCAATCCCCAATCCCCAATCCTAGTATCTCGCTCAATAATCGAGCGGATGATTCAAGGCAACGATCGCCAACTGGCAATGATTAACTCATTGCTAGAAATTAATTCTGGTGAAAAGCCGGGTATGGATCTCAAACCCGAACCTGTGGACTTTAGCATCCTACTGGGAAAAATTTTCGCCCAGTTGCAACCCATGCTGACACAAAATCAAGCGACTCTAAAAAACTTGCTTCCCGCCGATTTACCGTTAGTGATGGTAGATACAAGTCGATTGGATAAATTTTTGGCACATTTATTAACACATAGCTTGCAAAATAATCCACCAGGATTAAATTTTATTCTGAGTGCCACCGTTGAGGGCGGAATGCTTCGCACTCAGATTCAAGATGACGGTGTGGTAATGAGTAAACTAGAGTGCGATCGCCTTTTCGATCTCCATGTCCGCGATCCTCAAGACTGTTGTTCTACAAGTATTGGCTTAAAAATGTATCTTTGTCGCAAATTTATTCAGTCACATGGCGGCGAAATCGGTGTTATTAGTAACCGCAAGCGCGGGTTAACTTTCTGGTTTACATTACCTTTAGCAACTTCATCCACAACAAATCGCCCATAA
- a CDS encoding sensor histidine kinase → MGKVARMLMATQFTTVQRWLKQTFSAPTRDETTTLYRAWRNRFLWQRLRLWLWLALICLLSFTVRDIYGFFFPLRELESLPEVLRTQRFVINIAMLLSILICFALHKTKLGRNRPDLLFLGSSWAISLASQLFATLRGFALPDPVGWSLLFLSQAILMPVCWIVHLLSQVGVLVYYFGVNTVLGLKTPVPEHPEIYSVTFLLYIFWFCAICDIGVYLYDRLQRSEFYARQELESAYQKLKLAETKYRTIFENAVEGIFQSSPNGRYITANPALARIYGYSLAEEVTANSTDIEQLYVDPNRRAEFVRLMEKYGSISEFESQIYRRDGSIVWISEKAYAVLDEQGKLLYYEGLIEDITQRKQTEAELRVFFHAVSHDLRNPVLGTLMVLRNLLARPEENISISRSILERMIQSSDRQLNLINSLMEAHLGEIQGVVLQRQPVQLLTVVEAAIADLEPLLEQNQAQLTNLVSADLPLVNADPTQLWRVFSNLIVNALKHNAPGLLLTINATRETNMIYCTVSDNGVGISQQQSDRLFDLYFRGANTRNSVSLGLGLYLCKQIIHAHGGEIGINSALDAGATFWFTLPIN, encoded by the coding sequence ATGGGCAAAGTTGCTCGGATGCTAATGGCGACTCAATTTACAACAGTACAAAGGTGGCTGAAACAAACCTTTTCTGCACCAACAAGAGATGAAACCACTACTCTTTACAGAGCTTGGCGTAACCGTTTTCTGTGGCAGAGATTGCGTTTATGGTTATGGCTAGCGCTGATTTGTTTATTGTCTTTTACTGTGCGAGACATTTACGGCTTTTTTTTCCCTTTAAGAGAGTTGGAAAGTCTGCCAGAAGTACTTAGAACTCAACGCTTTGTAATCAACATTGCAATGCTCCTAAGTATACTAATATGCTTTGCTTTACATAAAACTAAATTAGGTCGTAATCGTCCAGATTTATTATTTTTGGGGTCTTCTTGGGCCATTAGTCTAGCATCGCAGTTATTTGCCACCCTCAGAGGTTTCGCACTACCCGATCCTGTTGGTTGGTCACTGCTGTTCTTGAGCCAAGCTATATTAATGCCAGTCTGCTGGATTGTTCACTTGCTGTCTCAAGTAGGTGTACTAGTTTACTATTTCGGTGTAAACACTGTACTTGGATTAAAGACACCAGTCCCTGAACACCCAGAAATATATAGCGTGACATTTCTTTTATACATTTTTTGGTTTTGTGCTATATGTGACATTGGTGTTTATCTATACGATCGCCTGCAACGTTCTGAATTTTACGCCCGTCAAGAACTGGAATCTGCATATCAAAAACTCAAGCTTGCAGAAACGAAATATCGCACCATTTTTGAAAACGCTGTTGAAGGTATTTTTCAAAGTAGTCCCAATGGACGTTACATTACAGCAAATCCGGCTTTGGCACGCATTTATGGCTACTCCTTGGCAGAGGAGGTGACAGCAAATTCCACTGATATTGAGCAATTGTACGTCGATCCGAACCGCCGCGCCGAATTTGTCCGCCTGATGGAAAAGTATGGCAGCATTTCGGAGTTTGAATCCCAAATTTATCGCCGAGACGGAAGCATTGTCTGGATTTCGGAAAAAGCCTACGCAGTCCTTGATGAACAGGGAAAACTTCTTTATTACGAAGGTTTAATTGAAGATATTACCCAGCGCAAACAAACTGAAGCAGAACTACGAGTATTTTTTCATGCAGTTTCTCACGACTTACGGAACCCGGTACTAGGTACTTTAATGGTTCTGAGAAACTTGCTTGCACGTCCAGAGGAAAATATTTCGATTTCCCGCTCAATTTTAGAGCGGATGATTCAAAGTAGCGATCGCCAACTAAACTTAATTAATTCGTTGATGGAAGCTCATCTGGGCGAAATTCAAGGTGTGGTTTTGCAACGTCAGCCTGTACAATTACTGACAGTTGTGGAAGCTGCGATCGCAGATTTAGAGCCATTGCTAGAGCAAAATCAAGCCCAACTGACAAACCTGGTGTCCGCAGATTTGCCATTAGTGAATGCAGATCCCACGCAACTATGGCGAGTTTTTTCTAACTTAATTGTCAATGCTCTCAAACATAATGCCCCTGGTTTGCTCTTGACAATTAACGCTACTCGTGAAACTAACATGATTTATTGTACTGTTAGTGATAACGGTGTAGGCATTAGTCAACAACAAAGCGATCGCCTTTTTGACCTTTACTTTCGGGGTGCAAATACCCGCAATTCTGTAAGTTTAGGATTGGGCTTATATTTATGTAAGCAAATCATCCATGCTCACGGCGGCGAAATTGGTATCAATAGTGCATTAGATGCAGGGGCAACTTTCTGGTTTACATTACCTATTAACTAG
- a CDS encoding Uma2 family endonuclease produces MNQAIEGVRWTIHDLEVLPENEWTRYEIINGELFVTRTPHRRHQQVCVKISRQLDVWSDSSGLGETIVNPGVIFSQADSVIPDVVWVSRERLAQIEDEAGHLTGAPDFVVEVLSPGKQNEFRDKEAKLKLYSVQGVREYWIVDRFNQKVEVYRREKAQLVLVATLLGDDEITSPLLPGFCCSIQLFFPE; encoded by the coding sequence ATGAACCAAGCTATTGAGGGAGTACGCTGGACAATTCACGATTTAGAGGTTCTACCCGAAAATGAGTGGACACGCTATGAAATTATTAATGGAGAACTGTTTGTGACTCGCACTCCTCACCGCCGTCATCAACAAGTTTGTGTTAAAATTTCTCGACAACTCGATGTTTGGTCAGATTCGAGTGGTTTAGGGGAAACAATTGTGAATCCTGGAGTGATTTTTTCGCAAGCAGATAGCGTTATACCGGATGTAGTTTGGGTAAGTCGAGAACGACTGGCACAAATTGAAGATGAAGCGGGACATTTGACAGGCGCACCAGATTTCGTTGTAGAGGTTTTATCGCCTGGTAAACAAAATGAATTTCGAGATAAAGAAGCAAAACTGAAACTTTATTCAGTTCAAGGTGTGCGCGAGTATTGGATTGTCGATCGCTTTAATCAAAAAGTCGAAGTTTATCGGCGAGAAAAAGCACAATTAGTTTTAGTTGCTACTTTGTTAGGTGATGATGAAATAACATCACCACTTTTACCCGGATTTTGTTGTTCTATCCAGTTATTTTTTCCTGAATGA
- the ureE gene encoding urease accessory protein UreE — MLTFTKLKPPNEDVTVTFSLALTAEERTRSRHRFETEDGKVVFLHLPRGTVLHDGDILQEETHNSLIRITAKPELVVTAFAQTPLLLLRAAYHLGNRHVPVEITPTYLRLSSDSVLRAMLEQLGLEIKEEILPFQPELGAYGQHHHAH, encoded by the coding sequence ATGCTAACATTTACCAAACTTAAACCACCTAATGAAGATGTAACAGTTACTTTTAGTCTGGCACTGACAGCAGAAGAACGTACCCGTAGCCGTCATCGGTTTGAAACGGAAGATGGGAAAGTTGTGTTTTTACATTTACCCAGAGGAACTGTTTTACACGATGGTGATATTCTGCAAGAAGAAACCCATAACAGTTTAATCAGAATTACTGCCAAACCAGAATTAGTAGTAACTGCCTTTGCCCAAACACCACTTTTATTATTACGCGCAGCATACCATTTAGGAAATCGCCATGTCCCTGTAGAAATTACCCCAACTTATTTACGCTTGTCCTCAGATTCGGTTTTACGCGCGATGTTAGAACAACTAGGGTTAGAAATAAAAGAAGAAATTTTACCATTTCAGCCAGAATTAGGAGCTTATGGACAACACCATCATGCTCACTGA
- a CDS encoding urease accessory protein UreF has translation MDNTIMLTDSHLLSILQLASPALPVGAYSYSEGLEMLVENGTIANQTNLKDWLKAELLYGAIRLEAAVMVRSQQSAKINDLESLCRWNLWLSAARETEELRASSWQMGRSLIQLLGKLEPQIILTANAVGNPCNYAIAFGIAVAHWQISVKAALLGYLHSWASNLITAGVKLIPLGQTAGQQLLLDLQPLFSVAALEILALEDDELACCSWGLSLASMQHETQYTRLFRS, from the coding sequence ATGGACAACACCATCATGCTCACTGATAGCCATCTTTTGAGTATTTTGCAGTTGGCTAGTCCCGCTTTGCCTGTGGGAGCATATAGCTATTCTGAGGGTTTGGAAATGTTGGTTGAAAATGGTACGATCGCTAACCAGACAAATCTCAAAGATTGGTTAAAAGCAGAGTTGCTCTACGGGGCAATTCGCTTAGAGGCGGCGGTGATGGTACGATCGCAGCAATCTGCAAAAATCAACGATCTAGAGTCGCTATGCCGTTGGAATCTCTGGTTATCCGCAGCTAGGGAAACAGAAGAATTACGCGCCTCTAGTTGGCAGATGGGGCGATCGCTGATCCAATTACTTGGTAAACTAGAACCGCAGATTATACTTACTGCCAATGCTGTGGGTAATCCTTGCAATTATGCGATCGCTTTTGGTATTGCCGTTGCCCATTGGCAAATTAGCGTCAAAGCCGCATTACTCGGATATCTGCATAGTTGGGCCAGTAATTTAATTACTGCTGGCGTGAAACTTATCCCCCTTGGACAAACAGCAGGACAGCAGTTATTGCTAGATTTACAACCATTATTTAGCGTTGCTGCATTAGAAATTTTAGCGTTGGAGGATGATGAACTCGCCTGTTGTAGTTGGGGTTTGTCGCTGGCGAGTATGCAGCATGAAACGCAGTATACAAGGTTGTTTAGGAGTTAG